One window of Gammaproteobacteria bacterium genomic DNA carries:
- the carB gene encoding carbamoyl-phosphate synthase large subunit, translating into MPKRTDIKSILIIGQACEFDYSGAQACKALREEGYRVILVNSNPATIMTDPDMADATYIEPISWQVIERIIENERPDALLPTMGGQTALNCALDLAREGVLEKCGVEMIGAKREAIAKAEDRGLFRAAMHKIGLDMPRSIIVHNLDEALAAQTEIGFPIIIRPSFTMGGSGGGIAYNREEYATICEQGLALSPVHELLVEESVIGWKEFEMEVVRDHRDNCIIVCSIENFDPMGVHTGDSITVAPAQTLTDKEYQIMRNASLAVLREIGVDTGGSNVQFAVNPENGKMIIIEMNPRVSRSSALASKATGFPIARVAAKLAVGYTLDELRNEITGAATPASFEPAIDYVVTKVPRFTFEKFPQADARLTTQMKSVGEVMAIGRTFQESLQKALRGLETGTDGFNERQDLSVPDALDRINHELRVPGAERLWYIGDGFRAGLSVDEVHAQTRIDLWFLVQIQELIALEADVRNQGAVALDAERMRLLKRKGFSDRRLASLLGESEVAVRRKRHELGVRPVYKRVDSCAAEFTASTAYMYSTYEEECEAQPTDKKKIMVLGGGPNRIGQGIEFDYCCVHAALAMREEGLETIMVNCNPETVSTDYDISDRLYFEPLTLEDVLEIVALEQPYGVIVQYGGQTPLKLAHGLQQEGVPIIGTTPDAIDMAEDRERFQQMIHKLKLRQPPNRTARTTSAAIGAAREIGYPLVVRPSNVLGGRAMEIIHAEPDLERYMAEAVDSARRFPERMPILLDRFLDDAIEVDIDAVCDGQEVLIGGIMEHIEQAGIHSGDSACSLPPFSLTADIQNALREQMRRMALELGVVGLMNAQFAIKGDDIYVLEVNPRASRTVPFVSKATGRSLAKVAARCMIGKSLETQGVTTEVVPVYYSVKEAVFPFIKFPGVDTLLGPEMKSTGEVMGVGRSFGEAFAKSQQAAGASLPSGGRVFLSVRDSDKSHVVEVARALLAQRFEILATRGTSALLTNAQVANTCVNKVMEGRPHIVDMIKNDEISLIVNTVEGRQAIMDSYEIRRAALQHKVSYTTTLSGAKAICLALQQRSTDRVYRLQELHQELMT; encoded by the coding sequence ATGCCTAAACGCACAGACATAAAAAGCATTCTCATCATCGGCCAGGCGTGCGAGTTTGATTACTCCGGTGCACAGGCCTGCAAGGCCCTGCGCGAGGAAGGCTATCGTGTCATTCTGGTGAATTCCAATCCGGCCACCATCATGACCGACCCGGACATGGCGGACGCCACTTATATCGAGCCGATCAGCTGGCAAGTGATCGAGCGCATCATTGAAAACGAGCGCCCCGATGCGCTGCTGCCCACCATGGGCGGACAGACGGCGCTCAACTGCGCACTCGATCTGGCGCGTGAGGGGGTGCTCGAGAAGTGCGGCGTGGAGATGATTGGTGCCAAGCGCGAAGCCATCGCCAAGGCCGAGGATCGCGGCCTGTTCCGCGCCGCGATGCACAAGATTGGCCTCGACATGCCGCGCTCCATCATCGTCCACAACCTGGACGAGGCCCTGGCCGCACAAACCGAAATCGGTTTTCCCATCATCATCCGCCCCTCATTCACCATGGGCGGCAGCGGCGGCGGCATCGCCTACAACCGCGAAGAATACGCCACCATCTGCGAGCAAGGCCTGGCCTTGTCACCGGTGCATGAGCTGCTGGTCGAGGAGTCGGTGATCGGCTGGAAAGAGTTCGAGATGGAAGTGGTGCGTGACCACAGGGACAACTGCATTATCGTCTGCTCTATCGAAAACTTCGACCCCATGGGTGTGCATACCGGTGATTCGATTACCGTGGCGCCGGCACAGACACTCACCGACAAGGAGTACCAGATCATGCGCAACGCCTCACTGGCGGTATTGCGCGAGATCGGCGTCGATACCGGCGGTTCCAATGTGCAGTTCGCGGTGAACCCGGAAAACGGCAAGATGATCATCATCGAGATGAACCCGCGTGTATCGCGCTCATCGGCGCTGGCCTCCAAGGCGACTGGCTTTCCCATCGCCAGGGTGGCGGCCAAGCTCGCCGTGGGCTATACCCTCGATGAGCTGCGCAATGAAATTACCGGCGCTGCCACACCTGCCTCGTTCGAACCCGCCATTGATTACGTCGTGACCAAGGTGCCGCGCTTCACGTTTGAGAAATTCCCGCAAGCCGATGCGCGTCTCACCACCCAGATGAAATCGGTGGGCGAAGTGATGGCGATCGGACGTACCTTTCAGGAGTCGCTGCAAAAGGCGCTACGCGGTCTCGAAACCGGCACGGATGGTTTCAACGAGCGACAGGATTTATCGGTTCCGGATGCGCTCGATAGGATCAATCACGAGCTGCGCGTGCCCGGTGCGGAACGGCTGTGGTATATCGGCGATGGTTTTCGTGCCGGTTTGAGTGTTGACGAGGTGCATGCGCAAACCCGTATCGACCTCTGGTTTCTGGTGCAGATACAGGAGCTGATTGCGCTGGAAGCTGACGTACGCAACCAGGGTGCGGTCGCACTCGATGCCGAACGCATGCGGCTGCTGAAGCGCAAAGGCTTTTCCGACCGCAGGCTGGCCAGCCTGCTGGGCGAGAGCGAAGTGGCGGTGCGGCGCAAGCGCCACGAGCTGGGCGTGCGTCCTGTATACAAACGGGTGGACTCCTGCGCCGCAGAATTCACCGCCAGCACCGCCTACATGTACTCGACCTATGAGGAAGAGTGTGAAGCGCAGCCGACCGATAAAAAGAAAATCATGGTGCTGGGCGGCGGGCCGAACCGTATCGGACAGGGCATCGAGTTTGATTACTGCTGCGTACATGCGGCACTGGCCATGCGCGAGGAAGGGTTAGAGACCATTATGGTCAACTGCAATCCGGAGACCGTCTCGACCGACTATGACATCTCCGATCGCCTCTATTTTGAACCGCTGACGCTGGAAGACGTGCTGGAAATCGTCGCACTGGAGCAGCCGTACGGCGTCATCGTGCAGTATGGCGGCCAGACGCCGCTGAAGCTGGCGCATGGCCTGCAGCAGGAAGGCGTTCCCATTATAGGAACCACGCCGGACGCCATCGACATGGCCGAGGATCGCGAGCGCTTCCAGCAGATGATCCATAAGCTCAAACTGCGCCAGCCGCCTAATCGCACGGCGCGCACAACGAGCGCGGCCATCGGTGCGGCACGGGAGATCGGTTATCCTCTGGTGGTGCGTCCGAGCAATGTGCTGGGCGGGCGGGCGATGGAGATCATCCACGCCGAACCGGATCTGGAACGCTACATGGCGGAGGCCGTGGACAGCGCCCGCCGCTTCCCAGAACGGATGCCGATACTGCTGGATCGCTTTCTGGACGATGCCATCGAGGTTGATATCGATGCGGTCTGCGATGGTCAGGAGGTCTTGATCGGCGGGATCATGGAGCACATCGAACAGGCTGGCATCCATTCGGGCGATTCGGCCTGCTCACTGCCACCGTTCAGCCTCACGGCCGATATCCAGAACGCGCTGCGTGAACAGATGCGGCGCATGGCGCTGGAGTTGGGCGTGGTCGGCCTGATGAATGCCCAGTTCGCCATCAAGGGCGACGATATTTATGTGCTGGAAGTAAACCCGCGCGCCTCGCGCACCGTGCCTTTCGTGTCCAAGGCCACGGGTCGCTCGCTGGCCAAAGTCGCGGCCCGTTGCATGATCGGAAAATCCCTTGAAACCCAGGGTGTGACAACGGAAGTCGTTCCCGTTTATTATTCAGTGAAGGAAGCCGTATTTCCGTTCATTAAATTCCCCGGTGTGGATACCCTGCTGGGTCCGGAAATGAAGTCGACCGGCGAGGTTATGGGTGTGGGCCGCAGCTTTGGTGAGGCCTTTGCCAAGTCACAGCAGGCCGCAGGTGCCAGTCTGCCTTCAGGTGGGCGCGTATTTCTCAGTGTGCGTGACTCGGACAAGTCTCATGTGGTGGAGGTGGCGCGGGCATTGCTTGCGCAACGCTTCGAGATACTCGCCACCCGGGGCACGTCGGCACTGCTGACGAATGCCCAGGTCGCCAACACCTGCGTCAACAAAGTCATGGAGGGGCGCCCGCATATTGTGGATATGATCAAGAACGATGAGATTAGTCTCATTGTGAACACGGTGGAGGGGCGCCAGGCGATCATGGATTCATACGAAATCAGGCGCGCGGCATTGCAGCACAAGGTAAGCTACACTACCACCCTGTCGGGTGCCAAGGCCATCTGCCTTGCCCTGCAACAGCGCAGCACAGACAGGGTTTATCGGTTACAGGAACTGCATCAGGAGCTGATGACATGA
- the greA gene encoding transcription elongation factor GreA yields MSKVPLTTRGSQKLRDELQELKTVARPRVIAAIAEARAHGDLKENAEYHAAKDQQSFIEGRIAEIESKLSNAEVIDVTALKVQGRVVFGATVDLVNEETGAEVTYQIVGDDEADIKQGMISISSPIARALIGKEEGEVAAVQAPGGVKQYEVVAIRYV; encoded by the coding sequence ATGAGTAAAGTGCCACTGACCACACGCGGATCGCAAAAACTGCGCGATGAGTTGCAGGAACTGAAAACAGTGGCGCGTCCACGCGTGATTGCCGCCATCGCCGAGGCGCGGGCGCATGGCGACCTGAAGGAAAATGCGGAGTACCATGCGGCCAAGGATCAGCAGAGCTTTATCGAGGGCCGTATCGCCGAAATTGAATCCAAGCTGTCCAATGCCGAAGTCATTGATGTCACCGCACTCAAGGTGCAGGGACGGGTGGTGTTTGGCGCTACGGTAGATCTGGTCAACGAGGAAACCGGCGCAGAGGTCACCTACCAGATCGTGGGTGATGACGAGGCAGACATCAAGCAGGGCATGATCTCCATCAGCTCGCCCATCGCGCGTGCGCTGATCGGCAAGGAGGAGGGCGAGGTAGCAGCGGTGCAAGCACCGGGTGGCGTCAAGCAATACGAAGTCGTTGCCATACGCTATGTATAA
- a CDS encoding DUF4149 domain-containing protein, which translates to MYNTTTIGQRILLTLWVGGLWTVGYIVTPTLFHVLDDRQLAGMLAGRLFGIMSYLGLACGLLLLATVLYQARQAWRGTWQIWVLLLMLALISIGEFGLTSQMQALKATHPQGFIQGTEAAQRFGMLHGLSSSLYLATSLLGLALVIFGLEPKRSQP; encoded by the coding sequence ATGTATAACACCACTACCATAGGCCAGCGCATCCTGCTCACGCTGTGGGTGGGCGGATTGTGGACGGTGGGTTATATCGTCACCCCGACGCTGTTTCATGTGCTGGATGACCGCCAGCTGGCAGGCATGCTTGCTGGTCGGCTGTTTGGCATCATGAGTTATCTGGGCCTGGCGTGCGGCTTGTTGCTGCTGGCCACCGTGTTGTACCAGGCCCGGCAGGCGTGGCGGGGTACGTGGCAGATCTGGGTGCTGCTGCTCATGCTGGCATTGATCAGTATCGGGGAGTTCGGTCTGACCAGCCAGATGCAGGCGCTGAAAGCCACCCACCCACAAGGCTTCATTCAGGGCACGGAAGCGGCGCAGCGCTTCGGGATGTTGCACGGCCTGTCGTCGAGCCTGTATCTGGCGACCAGCCTGCTGGGTCTCGCCCTGGTGATCTTCGGACTGGAGCCGAAGCGGTCGCAACCTTGA
- the rlmE gene encoding 23S rRNA (uridine(2552)-2'-O)-methyltransferase RlmE, with amino-acid sequence MARTKSSGRWLKEHFTDPYVKQAQQAGYRSRAVYKLLEINARDRLLHPGMTVVDLGAAPGGWSQVVTGVIGSQGRVIALDILPMEPLPGVTFIQGDFTEQSALDSLLEALHEEPAGLVMSDMSPNISGLRSVDQPRAIYLAELALELARKVLAPGGDLLMKVFQGEGFDALRKQLLGSFKQVHVRKPAASRPRSREVYLLARNYLG; translated from the coding sequence ATGGCGCGTACTAAATCCAGTGGCCGCTGGCTGAAAGAGCATTTTACCGATCCCTACGTCAAACAGGCCCAACAGGCAGGTTACCGCTCACGCGCGGTCTACAAGCTGCTTGAGATCAACGCGCGCGACCGCCTGCTGCATCCCGGCATGACGGTGGTCGATCTGGGCGCGGCGCCCGGCGGCTGGTCGCAGGTGGTAACCGGGGTCATCGGCAGTCAAGGTCGTGTGATTGCGCTCGATATACTCCCTATGGAGCCGCTACCGGGCGTTACCTTCATTCAGGGCGATTTTACCGAGCAGTCGGCCCTTGATAGCTTGCTCGAAGCCCTGCACGAGGAGCCCGCAGGACTTGTAATGTCAGATATGTCACCCAATATCAGTGGTCTGCGCTCTGTAGACCAACCCCGCGCCATCTACCTCGCCGAGTTGGCCCTGGAACTTGCGCGCAAAGTACTGGCGCCGGGTGGAGACCTGCTCATGAAGGTATTCCAGGGCGAGGGCTTTGACGCCTTGCGCAAGCAACTGCTGGGGTCTTTCAAGCAGGTGCATGTGCGCAAGCCGGCGGCGTCTCGACCGCGTAGCCGTGAGGTTTATCTGCTGGCCCGCAACTATCTGGGCTGA